The Bacillus sp. Marseille-Q1617 genome has a segment encoding these proteins:
- the fabG gene encoding 3-oxoacyl-ACP reductase FabG, translated as MRLEGKVALITGAANGIGYAAAEVFVREGCHVALIDFDEEKGRERVTSLNEMGGGKAEFFQGDVADRSSVDGFVTKAKEHFGKIDILINNAGITRDGMLHKLSAENFQKVLDVNLTGVFNCTQAVLPHLIENGKGKIINTSSVSGVYGNVGQTNYAAAKAAVVGMTKTWAKELGRKGINVNAVAPGFTETGMVSSVPEKVIESMKAMVPLGRLGKPEDIAKAYLYLASDDSDYVNGTVLHVDGGIMM; from the coding sequence ATGAGACTAGAAGGTAAAGTGGCCCTCATCACGGGAGCTGCAAATGGAATCGGATATGCAGCAGCAGAAGTGTTTGTAAGGGAAGGATGTCACGTCGCACTTATTGATTTTGATGAAGAGAAAGGAAGAGAGAGAGTAACGTCCTTGAATGAGATGGGGGGAGGTAAAGCAGAATTCTTTCAGGGGGATGTGGCGGACCGTTCTTCTGTGGACGGCTTTGTAACGAAAGCCAAAGAGCATTTCGGCAAAATAGATATTCTTATCAATAATGCCGGGATAACGAGGGACGGAATGCTTCATAAGCTGTCGGCCGAAAACTTCCAAAAAGTGCTCGATGTCAATTTGACCGGTGTATTCAATTGTACCCAAGCCGTCCTTCCTCACCTGATTGAAAACGGAAAAGGCAAAATCATCAATACTTCTTCCGTGAGCGGGGTCTATGGAAATGTGGGGCAGACCAACTATGCTGCCGCCAAAGCCGCTGTGGTCGGGATGACAAAAACATGGGCGAAGGAGCTTGGCCGTAAAGGAATCAATGTCAATGCAGTGGCCCCGGGCTTCACTGAAACCGGCATGGTCTCAAGCGTCCCTGAAAAAGTGATCGAAAGCATGAAAGCGATGGTTCCGTTGGGAAGGCTTGGGAAGCCGGAAGATATTGCAAAAGCGTATTTGTATTTAGCATCTGATGACAGTGATTATGTGAATGGCACCGTTCTCCATGTAGACGGCGGAATCATGATGTAA
- a CDS encoding thiolase family protein has product MRNVVITSALRTPVGAFGGAFKDLLPTDLIVPVMKEAAKQSNLHSSEIDEVILGHCIQRTDQPNTARTAALLSGFDDTTTGFTIQRQCASGMQAIISAALQIQTGLSEIVLAGGVEAMSSSPYILKQHRFGQRLQHGEVRDSVWEVLEDPIHGIMMGETAENLAESHDISREEQDQFAMLSHQRAVNAIEKGYFDSQIVPVTIKGRKGEKVIGTDESPRPGLTADKLANLKPAFREGGTVTAGNSSSLNDGGAALILMSEEEAEKKGLQPLARIAGYSVAGVDPKIMGIGPVPAIQDGIHKGNWTLDEIDLFEINEAFAAQYLAVEKELGLDRNKVNVNGSGISIGHPVGCTGARIAVSLVHELKRQNLKKGIASLCVGGGMGASVLLESL; this is encoded by the coding sequence ATGAGAAATGTAGTAATCACATCAGCCCTTCGTACACCGGTAGGAGCATTTGGAGGAGCCTTCAAAGACCTGCTGCCAACAGATTTGATTGTCCCTGTAATGAAGGAAGCAGCCAAACAGAGCAATCTTCATTCAAGTGAAATTGACGAAGTCATCCTGGGACATTGCATACAGCGTACGGACCAGCCAAATACTGCCCGGACGGCCGCGCTTCTTTCCGGTTTTGATGACACGACAACGGGTTTCACAATACAGAGGCAATGTGCCAGCGGGATGCAGGCAATCATCTCCGCAGCCTTGCAGATTCAAACAGGATTATCCGAGATCGTCCTGGCAGGCGGAGTGGAAGCGATGAGCTCAAGCCCCTATATCTTAAAACAGCACCGTTTCGGGCAGAGGCTGCAGCATGGTGAAGTCCGGGATTCCGTATGGGAAGTACTCGAGGATCCGATTCATGGGATCATGATGGGCGAAACGGCAGAAAACCTGGCGGAAAGCCACGATATCTCACGTGAAGAACAGGACCAATTCGCTATGCTCAGTCATCAAAGAGCGGTAAATGCAATCGAAAAGGGTTATTTTGATTCTCAAATCGTTCCTGTAACAATAAAAGGCCGCAAAGGAGAAAAAGTCATCGGCACCGATGAAAGCCCGCGTCCCGGATTGACTGCAGACAAGCTGGCTAACTTAAAGCCTGCTTTCCGTGAGGGCGGGACCGTAACAGCAGGGAATTCTTCCAGTTTGAATGACGGGGGAGCCGCCCTGATCCTGATGAGCGAAGAAGAAGCAGAGAAAAAAGGGCTTCAGCCGCTGGCTCGCATTGCCGGCTACTCAGTTGCCGGGGTCGATCCTAAGATCATGGGGATCGGACCGGTGCCTGCCATCCAGGACGGGATACATAAAGGTAACTGGACGTTGGATGAAATCGATTTATTCGAAATCAATGAGGCGTTTGCCGCACAGTACCTGGCAGTCGAAAAAGAGCTTGGTCTTGATCGCAATAAGGTGAATGTAAACGGAAGCGGGATCAGCATCGGCCATCCGGTCGGGTGTACGGGTGCTCGGATCGCCGTCTCTCTTGTGCATGAACTGAAGAGGCAGAACTTGAAAAAGGGAATTGCTTCTTTATGTGTAGGCGGAGGCATGGGGGCTTCAGTTTTATTAGAAAGCTTGTAA
- a CDS encoding alpha/beta fold hydrolase, with product MAVIELKKILLSNGETMAYRERSGGDLPVVLVHGNMTSSKHWDLLLDRMDERYKLYAVDMRGFGESSNHQPITSIQDLSLDLKDWADEIGIRDFCLIGWSTGGAVAMQFAADHPGYCDRLILLASASTRGYPFFGTNEDGSTDHANRLKTLEDVKKDKGKTIPVQAAYDTNDREFLRSLWNALIYTDTRPESELYEEYIDDMRTQRNLAEIYHALNTFNISDRHNGLVEGNGQASSISIPVLVLRGDRDYVITKEMTEEIVHDIGENADFTELKNSGHSPLVDDLEQLVERMESFLQQKEEIS from the coding sequence ATGGCAGTGATTGAATTGAAAAAAATTCTGCTTTCGAATGGGGAAACGATGGCTTACCGTGAAAGAAGCGGGGGAGACCTGCCAGTAGTGCTGGTCCATGGAAATATGACTTCCTCAAAACATTGGGATTTACTGCTTGACCGGATGGATGAGCGCTATAAGCTCTATGCGGTGGATATGAGGGGCTTTGGAGAATCCAGTAATCATCAACCCATTACAAGCATTCAAGATTTATCACTTGATTTGAAAGACTGGGCAGATGAAATCGGCATCAGGGATTTCTGCCTGATCGGCTGGTCGACAGGGGGCGCTGTAGCCATGCAATTCGCCGCTGACCATCCCGGTTATTGCGATAGGCTCATTCTGTTAGCTTCAGCCTCAACAAGGGGGTATCCTTTTTTTGGCACAAATGAAGATGGATCGACGGATCATGCCAATCGATTGAAGACATTGGAAGATGTGAAGAAGGATAAAGGGAAGACCATTCCTGTACAAGCGGCCTATGACACAAACGACAGAGAGTTCCTGCGTTCATTATGGAATGCCCTGATTTATACGGATACCCGGCCCGAATCCGAGCTGTACGAAGAGTATATCGATGATATGAGGACACAGCGGAACCTGGCTGAAATCTATCACGCGTTAAATACCTTTAACATCAGTGACCGCCACAATGGGCTTGTGGAAGGAAACGGTCAGGCAAGCTCCATTTCGATTCCCGTGCTCGTGCTCAGGGGGGACAGGGATTATGTCATAACAAAAGAAATGACTGAGGAGATTGTTCACGATATCGGTGAAAATGCAGATTTTACAGAGTTGAAGAATAGCGGTCATTCCCCGCTGGTGGATGACTTGGAACAGCTGGTTGAGAGGATGGAGTCATTTTTGCAGCAAAAGGAGGAAATTTCATGA
- a CDS encoding 3-oxoacyl-ACP synthase, whose product MTVGILSTGIYLPEKIMTGMEIAEKAGLPAEVVENKMGIRKKTVPGPGDHTCAMGIKAAKSAMEKAGIDPKDIDVVIYVGEEHKEYPLWTAAIKLQEEIGAYRAWAFDTSLRCGTTIMAMKLAKSLLETDPDINTVLLAGGYRNSDFINYSNERTRFMYNLAAGGGAVILQKGLKKNQLLETSLVTDGSFSEDVIVPVGGTVEPLTEKALQQDRYYLEVPDPEGMKKRLEQKSMDNFLKVIRESLYKSGHEEKDIAYAAILHMKKSAHLYVLKELGLTEEQSIYLEDYGHIGQFDQILSLELAEKRRKLKDGDVVVLVSAGIGYAWGASTIIWGESLRGTENGSD is encoded by the coding sequence ATGACAGTTGGAATTCTAAGTACAGGAATTTATTTGCCTGAAAAGATCATGACGGGAATGGAAATCGCTGAAAAAGCAGGACTTCCGGCAGAAGTTGTCGAAAATAAAATGGGGATAAGAAAGAAAACGGTTCCAGGGCCAGGAGATCATACCTGTGCCATGGGTATCAAAGCTGCAAAATCCGCCATGGAAAAAGCGGGAATCGATCCAAAAGACATAGATGTCGTCATTTATGTCGGGGAAGAACATAAGGAATACCCTCTCTGGACAGCGGCCATCAAGCTGCAGGAAGAGATTGGGGCCTACCGTGCATGGGCATTTGACACTTCCCTCAGGTGCGGGACGACAATCATGGCAATGAAGCTTGCAAAGAGCCTTCTGGAAACCGATCCTGACATCAACACGGTTCTTCTGGCGGGTGGCTATCGGAACAGTGACTTCATCAATTACAGTAATGAGCGCACTCGTTTCATGTATAATCTGGCTGCAGGCGGAGGTGCCGTGATTTTACAAAAAGGATTGAAGAAGAATCAGCTGCTTGAAACGTCTTTAGTGACGGACGGCTCTTTTTCAGAGGATGTCATTGTCCCTGTCGGAGGTACTGTTGAACCGCTGACTGAAAAAGCTCTTCAGCAAGACCGTTATTATCTGGAAGTGCCGGATCCTGAAGGGATGAAGAAAAGGCTGGAACAAAAATCAATGGATAATTTCTTAAAAGTGATCCGTGAATCCCTCTATAAAAGCGGTCATGAGGAGAAAGATATTGCCTATGCGGCGATTCTTCACATGAAGAAATCCGCTCATCTTTATGTGCTGAAAGAATTGGGATTAACTGAAGAACAATCGATATACCTTGAAGACTATGGTCATATCGGCCAATTTGATCAAATTCTTTCCCTTGAGCTTGCTGAAAAGCGACGAAAGCTCAAAGACGGGGATGTCGTTGTACTTGTGAGTGCGGGAATAGGCTATGCCTGGGGTGCGTCGACAATCATATGGGGGGAATCCTTAAGGGGGACTGAAAATGGCAGTGATTGA